The following proteins are encoded in a genomic region of Gimesia algae:
- a CDS encoding DSD1 family PLP-dependent enzyme — protein sequence MSQSVIGSHKFDLDTPILCIDLDIMEANIQKMSEYILSRGKTWRPHEKCHKTPAIALAQLEAGAIGVTCAKVSEAEVMAAAGVKDILIANMIVGKTKWERVVSLCRHARPIVACDHFAQIEPLAQMCKEAGVTCRMMPEVNIGLNRVGSRPGQDTLDLAMAIDKLEGVELAGIMGYEGHLLQIQDQAEKEEKITEAMRTLVGCKTAIEAKGIPCEIVSAGGTGSYQITSNCEGITELQAGGGIFADPMYVNKCGLTGLDYSLSVLATVASRPEKGRMVLDCGRKTMHPDFQLPLVKAWPDAEVTALSAEHCAVTLGPESQDLKIGDKIELIPGYADFTTILHENFYGFRNDRLEVVWPIQGRGKIQ from the coding sequence ATGTCTCAGTCAGTTATTGGATCTCATAAATTCGACCTGGATACCCCGATTCTCTGCATCGATCTAGATATTATGGAAGCAAATATCCAGAAGATGTCCGAGTATATTCTCAGCCGCGGCAAGACCTGGCGGCCTCACGAAAAATGCCATAAAACTCCCGCCATTGCCCTGGCCCAATTGGAAGCCGGTGCCATCGGCGTCACCTGTGCGAAAGTCTCCGAAGCGGAAGTCATGGCGGCAGCCGGCGTCAAAGATATCCTGATCGCCAATATGATTGTCGGTAAAACCAAGTGGGAACGCGTCGTCTCCCTCTGTCGCCATGCCCGACCGATTGTCGCCTGCGACCACTTCGCCCAGATCGAACCATTGGCTCAAATGTGCAAAGAGGCCGGAGTCACCTGTCGCATGATGCCCGAAGTGAATATCGGCCTGAACCGCGTCGGCTCCCGACCGGGGCAGGATACCTTGGATCTCGCCATGGCCATCGACAAACTGGAAGGCGTCGAGCTGGCGGGCATCATGGGATATGAAGGACATCTGCTCCAAATTCAGGATCAGGCTGAGAAAGAAGAAAAGATCACCGAAGCCATGCGAACCCTCGTCGGTTGCAAAACAGCCATCGAAGCCAAAGGCATTCCCTGTGAAATCGTCAGCGCGGGCGGAACGGGCTCGTATCAGATTACGTCTAACTGTGAAGGGATTACCGAACTGCAGGCAGGCGGAGGCATCTTCGCAGACCCGATGTATGTCAACAAATGTGGGCTGACAGGCCTCGACTATTCTCTGAGTGTACTCGCTACGGTCGCCAGCCGTCCGGAAAAAGGACGTATGGTCCTCGATTGCGGTCGAAAAACCATGCACCCCGATTTCCAGCTCCCGCTGGTCAAAGCCTGGCCAGATGCAGAAGTGACTGCCCTCAGTGCCGAACACTGTGCCGTCACACTCGGGCCGGAATCCCAGGACCTGAAAATCGGCGACAAAATCGAACTGATCCCCGGCTACGCCGACTTCACCACGATCCTGCACGAGAACTTCTATGGCTTCCGCAATGATCGGCTGGAAGTCGTCTGGCCCATCCAGGGACGTGGAAAAATTCAGTAG